Proteins from a single region of Streptomyces glaucescens:
- a CDS encoding RecB family exonuclease — protein METSTEGGTGAHSDGTAEAGTGTAVATAAAAEIPAPRAVAPASLSPSRAGDFMQCPLLYRFRVIDRLPEKPSEAATRGTLVHAVLERLFDVPAGERTAPRAKALLLGQWDRLRESRPELAELFADDPEGERLARWLGEAERLVERWFTLEDPSRLEPAERELFVEAELESGLRLRGIIDRVDVAPTGEVRIVDYKTGKAPRPEYAEDALFQMKFYALVVWRLKNVVPRRLQLVYLGSGDVLTYDPVVADLERVERKLLALWEAIRLATETGDWRPRRTKLCGWCDHQAHCPEFGGTPPPYPLPVVTSEQGRMGPD, from the coding sequence ATGGAGACGAGCACCGAGGGCGGCACGGGAGCCCACAGCGACGGTACGGCGGAGGCCGGGACCGGCACGGCCGTGGCGACGGCGGCCGCCGCGGAGATCCCCGCGCCGCGCGCCGTGGCCCCCGCCTCCCTCTCCCCGTCGCGGGCCGGTGACTTCATGCAGTGCCCGCTGCTGTACCGGTTCCGGGTGATCGACCGGCTGCCGGAGAAGCCCAGCGAGGCGGCGACCCGGGGCACGCTGGTGCACGCAGTGCTGGAACGCCTGTTCGACGTGCCCGCCGGGGAGCGCACGGCGCCGCGTGCCAAGGCGCTGCTCCTGGGTCAGTGGGACCGGCTGCGCGAGTCCCGGCCGGAGCTGGCCGAGCTGTTCGCCGACGACCCGGAGGGCGAGCGGCTGGCCCGCTGGCTCGGCGAGGCGGAGCGGCTGGTGGAGCGCTGGTTCACGCTGGAGGACCCGAGCCGGCTGGAGCCGGCCGAGCGGGAGCTGTTCGTCGAGGCGGAGCTGGAGTCGGGCCTGCGGCTGCGCGGGATCATCGACCGGGTCGACGTGGCGCCCACCGGCGAGGTGCGGATCGTCGACTACAAGACGGGCAAGGCGCCCCGGCCGGAGTACGCCGAGGACGCGCTGTTCCAGATGAAGTTCTACGCGCTGGTCGTGTGGCGGCTGAAGAACGTCGTCCCGCGCCGGCTCCAGCTGGTCTACCTCGGCAGCGGCGACGTGCTGACGTACGACCCGGTCGTGGCGGACCTGGAGCGGGTGGAGCGCAAGCTGCTCGCGCTGTGGGAGGCCATCCGGCTGGCCACCGAGACCGGTGACTGGCGGCCGCGCCGGACCAAGCTGTGCGGCTGGTGCGACCACCAGGCGCACTGCCCGGAGTTCGGCGGCACTCCCCCGCCGTACCCGCTCCCCGTGGTTACGTCCGAGCAGGGCAGAATGGGGCCGGACTAG
- a CDS encoding site-2 protease family protein, which yields MDESGGSGRPRSGDGNSTDHASPALHPTPDPAEPAPAGTRGPSGEPARAPAESPAEQPAPGPGPGPAPGPAEDAAAPAPGDHAAERRPAAAADGDERHPGPADPPPGADAAPAPDPAAPGTEEPPRAHTAPGPATAPSDPSGPRTDQDGPAGRAGDAGRRDDGGTRLDKTPAPAPASAPADDHERAHARSGAHGSPHRPEPGGGLLMGRPFGVPVYVAPSWFLVAILITWVFGGQLDRVLPELGAARYLVSLFFAVAFYASVLVHELAHTIAALRFKLPVRRIQLQFFGGVSEIEKEAETPGREFVLAFVGPLLSLVLAGVFYLAMLAVEPGTVPGVLLAGLMISNLIVAVFNLLPGLPLDGGRMLRAVVWKITGKPMSGTIAAAWIGRALAVSVLIGLPLLTQSGVLGSDAEDNVGMDTVLDALLAAILAAIIWTGAGNSLRVARLREHLPELRARALTRRAVPVRADTPLSEALRRANDAGARALVVVDTEGTPVALVREAAIVGVPEHRRPWVAVSGLAQELTDGMRVSAELAGEDLLEALRAHPATEYLVVEETGEIYGVLSAADVERAFVRAMARPS from the coding sequence GTGGACGAGAGCGGCGGGAGCGGGCGGCCGCGGTCGGGCGACGGCAACTCGACCGATCACGCGTCACCGGCCCTCCACCCCACCCCCGACCCGGCGGAACCGGCCCCGGCCGGCACCCGCGGTCCCTCCGGCGAGCCCGCCCGCGCACCGGCGGAATCCCCGGCCGAGCAGCCCGCGCCCGGACCCGGACCCGGACCCGCGCCCGGACCCGCCGAGGATGCCGCCGCCCCCGCCCCCGGGGACCACGCCGCGGAACGCCGCCCCGCTGCCGCCGCCGACGGTGACGAACGGCACCCCGGACCGGCGGACCCGCCTCCCGGCGCCGACGCGGCCCCCGCCCCGGACCCGGCCGCCCCCGGCACGGAGGAACCCCCCCGAGCCCACACGGCACCGGGCCCCGCCACGGCCCCGTCCGACCCGTCCGGGCCCCGGACGGACCAGGACGGCCCCGCGGGCCGGGCCGGTGACGCCGGTCGCCGTGACGACGGCGGGACCCGCCTGGACAAGACCCCAGCCCCAGCACCGGCCTCCGCGCCGGCCGACGACCACGAGCGCGCCCACGCCCGCTCCGGTGCCCACGGCTCCCCGCACCGGCCCGAGCCCGGCGGCGGTCTGCTGATGGGGCGGCCGTTCGGCGTGCCGGTCTACGTGGCGCCCAGCTGGTTCCTCGTGGCGATCCTGATCACCTGGGTCTTCGGCGGCCAGCTGGACCGCGTGCTGCCCGAGCTGGGGGCCGCGCGCTACCTGGTCTCGCTCTTCTTCGCGGTCGCCTTCTACGCCTCCGTGCTCGTCCACGAGCTGGCGCACACGATCGCCGCACTCCGTTTCAAGCTCCCGGTCCGCCGGATCCAGCTGCAGTTCTTCGGCGGTGTCTCCGAGATCGAGAAGGAGGCCGAGACGCCGGGCCGGGAGTTCGTGCTCGCTTTCGTCGGCCCGCTCCTCTCCCTCGTCCTCGCCGGCGTCTTCTACCTGGCCATGCTGGCCGTCGAGCCCGGCACGGTCCCCGGTGTCCTGCTGGCCGGCCTGATGATCTCCAACCTGATCGTGGCCGTGTTCAACCTCCTGCCGGGCCTGCCGCTGGACGGCGGCCGGATGCTGCGCGCCGTGGTCTGGAAGATCACCGGCAAGCCCATGAGCGGCACCATCGCCGCCGCCTGGATCGGCCGCGCCCTCGCCGTCTCCGTCCTGATCGGCCTGCCGCTGCTCACCCAGTCCGGCGTCCTCGGCTCCGACGCCGAGGACAACGTCGGCATGGACACGGTCCTCGACGCGCTGCTCGCCGCGATCCTCGCCGCGATCATCTGGACCGGCGCCGGGAACAGCCTGCGCGTCGCCCGCCTGCGCGAGCACCTGCCGGAACTGCGCGCCCGCGCGCTCACCCGCCGCGCGGTGCCGGTCCGGGCGGACACCCCCCTCTCGGAGGCGCTGCGCCGCGCCAACGACGCCGGGGCCCGCGCCCTGGTCGTCGTCGACACCGAGGGCACCCCGGTCGCCCTGGTCCGTGAGGCCGCCATCGTCGGCGTCCCGGAGCACCGCCGCCCCTGGGTCGCCGTGAGCGGCCTCGCCCAGGAGCTGACCGACGGGATGCGCGTCTCGGCCGAGCTGGCCGGCGAGGACCTGCTGGAGGCCCTGCGCGCCCACCCCGCCACCGAGTACCTGGTGGTCGAGGAGACCGGTGAGATCTACGGCGTCCTGTCCGCCGCCGACGTCGAGCGCGCCTTCGTCAGGGCGATGGCGAGGCCGAGCTGA
- the dop gene encoding depupylase/deamidase Dop, with translation MTVRRVMGIETEYGISVPGHPNANAMLTSSQIVNAYAAAMHRARRARWDFEEENPLRDARGFDLAREAADSSQLTDEDIGLANVILTNGARLYVDHAHPEYSAPEVTNPRDAVLWDKAGERIMAEAAERAAQLPGAQPIHLYKNNTDNKGASYGTHENYLMKRETPFSDIVRHLTPFFVSRQVFAGAGRVGIGQDGHEHGFQLSQRADYFEVEVGLETTLKRPIINTRDEPHADAEKYRRLHVIIGDANLSEISTYLKLGTTALVLSMIEDGFIAVDLAVDQPVRTLHQVSHDPSLKRLITLRSGRTLTAVQLQMEYFELSRKYVEERFGADADEQTKDVLARWEDTLNRLERDPMSLAGELDWVAKRELMEGYRRRDNLDWDAARLHLVDLQYADVRPEKGLYNRLVARGRMKRLLDEAEVSRAMLKPPEDTRAYFRGRCLEQYADDVAAASWDSVIFDLPGRDSLQRVPTLEPLRGTRNHVKELLDRCRTAEDLVKVLSGG, from the coding sequence ATGACCGTACGGCGAGTAATGGGCATCGAGACGGAGTACGGAATCTCCGTCCCCGGCCACCCGAACGCCAATGCCATGCTCACCTCGTCCCAGATCGTCAACGCCTACGCGGCGGCGATGCACCGGGCCCGCCGGGCCCGCTGGGACTTCGAGGAGGAGAATCCGCTGCGCGACGCGCGGGGCTTCGACCTCGCCCGCGAGGCCGCCGACTCCAGCCAGCTCACCGACGAGGACATCGGCCTGGCCAATGTGATCCTCACCAACGGCGCCCGGCTCTACGTCGACCACGCCCACCCCGAGTACAGCGCGCCCGAGGTCACCAACCCGCGCGACGCCGTCCTGTGGGACAAGGCCGGCGAACGGATCATGGCCGAGGCCGCCGAACGGGCCGCTCAGCTCCCCGGCGCCCAGCCGATCCACCTCTACAAGAACAACACCGACAACAAGGGCGCCTCCTACGGCACGCACGAGAACTACCTGATGAAACGGGAGACCCCGTTCTCGGACATCGTGCGCCACCTGACGCCCTTCTTCGTGTCCCGGCAGGTCTTCGCCGGCGCGGGCCGCGTCGGCATCGGCCAGGACGGGCACGAGCACGGCTTCCAGCTCAGCCAGCGCGCGGACTACTTCGAGGTCGAGGTGGGCCTGGAGACCACCCTCAAGCGCCCGATCATCAACACGCGTGACGAGCCGCACGCCGACGCGGAGAAGTACCGCCGCCTCCACGTGATCATCGGCGACGCGAACCTGTCCGAGATCTCGACCTACCTGAAGCTGGGCACCACGGCCCTGGTCCTGTCCATGATCGAGGACGGCTTCATCGCCGTCGACCTGGCCGTCGACCAGCCGGTACGGACCCTCCACCAGGTCTCGCACGACCCGTCCCTCAAGCGGCTGATCACCCTGCGCAGCGGCCGGACACTCACCGCGGTGCAGCTCCAGATGGAGTACTTCGAGCTGTCCCGCAAGTACGTGGAGGAGCGGTTCGGGGCCGACGCCGACGAGCAGACCAAGGACGTCCTCGCCCGCTGGGAGGACACCCTCAACCGGCTCGAGCGCGACCCCATGAGCCTCGCCGGCGAGCTGGACTGGGTGGCCAAGCGGGAGCTGATGGAGGGCTACCGGCGCCGCGACAACCTGGACTGGGACGCGGCCAGGCTGCACCTGGTCGACCTCCAGTACGCCGACGTGCGCCCCGAGAAGGGCCTGTACAACCGTCTGGTGGCCCGCGGCCGGATGAAGCGGCTGCTGGACGAGGCGGAGGTCTCCCGGGCCATGCTGAAGCCGCCGGAGGACACCCGCGCGTACTTCCGCGGGCGCTGCCTGGAGCAGTACGCCGACGACGTGGCCGCGGCGTCCTGGGACTCCGTGATCTTCGACCTCCCGGGCCGGGACTCCCTGCAGCGCGTCCCAACCCTGGAACCGCTTCGCGGAACGCGTAATCACGTCAAGGAGCTCCTGGACCGCTGTCGCACGGCCGAGGACCTGGTCAAGGTGCTCTCCGGCGGCTGA
- a CDS encoding ferredoxin → MTVQQEAGVDGEALEVWIDQDLCTGDGICAQYAPEVFELDIDGLAYVKSGADELLQAPGATTPVPLPLLTDVIDSARECPGECIHVRRVSDRVEVYGPDAQ, encoded by the coding sequence ATGACCGTGCAGCAGGAGGCCGGAGTCGACGGCGAGGCTCTGGAGGTCTGGATCGACCAGGATCTCTGTACCGGCGACGGCATCTGCGCGCAGTACGCGCCCGAGGTGTTCGAGCTGGACATCGACGGTCTGGCCTATGTGAAGAGCGGCGCCGACGAGCTGCTCCAGGCCCCCGGCGCCACAACGCCCGTACCGCTGCCGCTCCTCACGGACGTGATCGACTCGGCCAGGGAGTGTCCCGGCGAGTGCATCCACGTGCGTCGGGTTTCGGACAGGGTCGAAGTCTACGGTCCGGACGCACAGTGA
- a CDS encoding tRNA (adenine-N1)-methyltransferase, which produces MSEPTGAARRRGPFKVGDQVQLTDPKGRHYTFTLEAGKNFHTHKGSFPHDELIGAPEGSVVRTTGNVAYLALRPLLPDYVLSMPRGAAVVYPKDAGQILAFADIFPGARVVEAGVGSGSLSSFLLRAIGDQGMLHSYERREDFAEIARQNVERYFGGPHPAWQLTVGDLQDNLSDTDVDRVILDMLAPWECLEAVSKALVPGGILCCYVATTTQLARTVESIREIGCFNEPTAWETMIRNWHIEGLAVRPDHRMIGHTGFLLTARRLADGVEPPMRRRRPAKGAYGEDYAGPNADGGAGR; this is translated from the coding sequence ATGTCCGAACCGACCGGTGCCGCCCGCCGCCGCGGGCCCTTCAAGGTCGGGGACCAGGTACAGCTGACCGACCCCAAGGGCCGCCACTACACGTTCACGCTCGAGGCCGGGAAGAACTTCCACACCCACAAGGGTTCCTTCCCGCACGACGAGCTGATCGGCGCTCCCGAGGGCAGCGTTGTCCGTACGACGGGGAACGTCGCCTATCTCGCGCTGCGCCCCCTGCTCCCCGACTACGTCCTGTCCATGCCCCGCGGGGCAGCCGTCGTCTACCCGAAGGACGCGGGGCAGATCCTCGCCTTCGCCGACATCTTCCCCGGCGCCCGCGTCGTGGAGGCCGGCGTCGGCTCCGGCTCGCTCAGCAGCTTCCTGCTGCGGGCCATCGGTGACCAGGGCATGCTGCACTCCTACGAGCGCCGCGAGGACTTCGCCGAGATCGCCCGGCAGAACGTGGAGCGCTACTTCGGCGGCCCGCACCCCGCCTGGCAGCTCACCGTCGGCGATCTCCAGGACAACCTGAGCGACACCGACGTCGACCGCGTCATCCTCGACATGCTCGCCCCGTGGGAGTGCCTGGAGGCCGTCTCCAAGGCACTGGTCCCCGGCGGCATCCTGTGCTGCTACGTGGCGACCACCACCCAGCTCGCGCGGACCGTCGAGTCCATCCGCGAGATCGGCTGCTTCAACGAGCCGACCGCGTGGGAGACGATGATCCGCAACTGGCACATCGAGGGCCTGGCGGTCCGCCCGGACCACCGGATGATCGGCCACACCGGCTTCCTCCTCACCGCCCGCCGCCTCGCGGACGGGGTGGAGCCGCCGATGCGCCGCCGCCGCCCCGCCAAGGGCGCCTACGGCGAGGACTACGCGGGTCCCAACGCCGACGGAGGCGCCGGCCGCTGA
- the arc gene encoding proteasome ATPase translates to MAAHDDDMNRGIRPGRGSDDPAGQIAYLEQEIAVLRRKLADSPRHTRILEERIVELQTNLAGVSAQNERLANTLREARDQIVALKEEVDRLAQPPAGFGVFLAANEDGTADIFTGGRKLRVNVSPSVELDELRRGQEVMLNEALNVVEAMEFERVGDIVTLKEILEDGERALVLGHTDEERVVRLAEPLLDVTIRPGDALLLEPRSGYVYEVVPKSEVEELVLEEVPDIGYEQIGGLGNQIEAIRDAVELPYLYPDLFKEHELRPPKGVLLYGPPGCGKTLIAKAVANSLAKKVAEVTGQAAGKSFFLNIKGPELLNKYVGETERQIRLVFQRAREKASEGTPVIVFFDEMESLFRTRGSGVSSDVENTIVPQLLAEIDGVEGLQNVVVIGASNREDMIDPAILRPGRLDVKIKIERPDAEAAKDIFGKYLTERLPLHAEDLGEHGGDRGACVQAMIQTAVEHMYAESEENRFLEVTYANGDKEVLYFKDFNSGAMIENIVGRAKKMAIKDFLEHQQKGLRVSHLLQACVDEFKENEDLPNTTNPDDWARISGKKGERIVYIRTLITGKQGADTGRSIDTVANTGQYL, encoded by the coding sequence GTGGCAGCCCACGACGACGACATGAACCGCGGCATCCGCCCGGGACGCGGGTCCGACGACCCGGCCGGGCAGATCGCCTATCTTGAGCAGGAGATCGCCGTCCTGCGACGCAAGCTCGCCGACTCTCCGCGACACACGAGGATTCTCGAAGAGCGGATCGTCGAGCTGCAGACCAATCTGGCCGGCGTGTCCGCGCAGAACGAGCGACTCGCCAATACGCTCCGCGAGGCCCGCGACCAGATCGTGGCCCTCAAGGAGGAGGTCGACCGGCTCGCGCAGCCGCCGGCCGGCTTCGGTGTCTTCCTCGCGGCGAACGAGGACGGCACGGCGGACATCTTCACCGGGGGCCGCAAGCTCCGCGTGAACGTCAGCCCCAGCGTCGAGCTGGACGAGCTCCGGCGCGGCCAGGAAGTGATGCTCAACGAAGCGCTCAACGTGGTCGAGGCCATGGAGTTCGAGCGCGTCGGGGACATCGTCACCCTCAAGGAGATCCTGGAGGACGGCGAGCGCGCCCTGGTGCTCGGGCACACCGACGAGGAGCGGGTGGTGCGGCTCGCCGAGCCGCTGCTGGACGTCACCATCCGCCCCGGCGACGCCCTGCTGCTCGAACCCCGCTCCGGCTACGTCTACGAGGTCGTGCCCAAGAGCGAGGTCGAGGAACTCGTCCTCGAAGAGGTCCCCGACATCGGCTACGAGCAGATCGGCGGCCTCGGCAACCAGATCGAGGCCATCCGCGACGCGGTCGAGCTCCCGTACCTCTACCCGGACCTGTTCAAGGAGCACGAACTGCGGCCGCCGAAGGGCGTCCTGCTCTACGGGCCCCCCGGATGCGGCAAGACGCTCATCGCCAAGGCGGTGGCCAACTCGCTGGCCAAGAAGGTCGCCGAGGTGACCGGCCAGGCCGCGGGCAAGAGCTTCTTCCTCAACATCAAGGGCCCCGAGCTGCTCAACAAGTACGTCGGTGAGACCGAGCGGCAGATCCGCCTGGTCTTCCAGCGGGCCCGGGAGAAGGCCAGCGAGGGCACCCCCGTCATCGTCTTCTTCGACGAGATGGAGTCCCTCTTCCGCACCCGGGGCTCGGGCGTCAGCTCGGACGTGGAGAACACCATCGTCCCCCAGCTGCTCGCCGAGATCGACGGTGTGGAGGGCCTGCAGAACGTGGTGGTGATCGGCGCCTCCAACCGCGAGGACATGATCGACCCCGCGATCCTGCGGCCCGGCCGGCTCGACGTCAAGATCAAGATCGAGCGTCCGGACGCCGAGGCGGCCAAGGACATCTTCGGGAAGTACCTCACCGAGCGCCTCCCGCTGCACGCCGAGGACCTCGGCGAGCACGGCGGCGACCGGGGGGCGTGCGTCCAGGCCATGATCCAGACGGCCGTGGAACACATGTACGCCGAATCCGAGGAGAACCGCTTCCTGGAGGTCACCTACGCCAATGGCGACAAGGAAGTCCTCTACTTCAAGGACTTCAACTCCGGCGCCATGATCGAGAACATCGTGGGCCGGGCCAAGAAGATGGCGATCAAGGACTTCCTCGAGCACCAGCAGAAGGGCCTGCGGGTCTCCCACCTCCTCCAGGCGTGCGTGGACGAGTTCAAGGAGAACGAGGACCTGCCGAACACCACCAACCCGGACGACTGGGCCCGGATCTCCGGCAAGAAGGGCGAGCGGATCGTTTACATCCGCACCCTCATCACCGGAAAGCAGGGCGCGGACACCGGGCGCTCCATCGACACGGTGGCGAACACCGGACAGTACCTGTAA